A stretch of Kyrpidia spormannii DNA encodes these proteins:
- the pdhA gene encoding pyruvate dehydrogenase (acetyl-transferring) E1 component subunit alpha gives MEVYRADEPKPLYRVLDEEGSPVGPVPDLAEDRLVGMYRGMVLARTFDERALNLQRQGRIGTYAPFSGQEAAQIGSFAVLEKDDWVFPSYRELAGLIYHGLPMERALLYSMGHPDGAKVPEDSRMFPVQIVIASQLLHAVGAGWACRLKGERSVAVSYFGDGATSEGDFHEALNLASVFSVPVVFFCQNNGWAISVPVSHQMRSATVAQRAVAYGIEGIRVDGNDVLAVYEGMLRAVDRARAGEGPTLVEAVTYRLGPHTTADDPTRYRDEEELKRWREQRDPIVRFRKFLEKRGIWSEEQERTEWERARRMVDEAVVRAESYPKADPSFAFEHVYALMTPDLSNQRDEWRARASRREGMQ, from the coding sequence ATGGAAGTGTATCGGGCGGACGAGCCCAAACCGCTGTATCGGGTGCTCGATGAAGAAGGTTCACCCGTGGGACCTGTACCGGATCTCGCGGAAGACCGGCTTGTCGGGATGTATCGGGGGATGGTCCTTGCTCGCACCTTTGACGAACGCGCTTTGAATCTGCAGCGGCAGGGACGGATCGGGACGTATGCGCCCTTTAGCGGTCAGGAGGCGGCCCAGATCGGCAGTTTCGCGGTCCTAGAAAAGGACGACTGGGTGTTTCCGAGCTATCGCGAACTGGCCGGGCTGATTTATCACGGATTGCCCATGGAGCGGGCGTTGCTTTACAGCATGGGTCATCCGGACGGGGCCAAGGTGCCGGAGGATTCTCGCATGTTTCCCGTGCAGATCGTCATTGCCTCGCAACTCCTCCACGCCGTGGGGGCGGGATGGGCCTGCCGCCTGAAGGGCGAGCGGAGCGTTGCCGTTTCGTATTTTGGCGATGGCGCGACCTCCGAAGGGGATTTTCATGAAGCGCTGAACCTCGCCTCGGTGTTCAGTGTGCCGGTGGTTTTCTTTTGTCAGAACAATGGGTGGGCGATCAGTGTCCCCGTGTCTCATCAAATGAGGTCGGCGACTGTGGCGCAACGGGCGGTGGCGTACGGGATCGAAGGGATTCGCGTGGACGGAAACGATGTTCTGGCCGTCTATGAAGGGATGCTCCGGGCTGTAGATCGGGCCCGGGCCGGGGAGGGGCCGACCTTGGTTGAGGCGGTGACCTACCGGTTGGGACCACACACCACAGCGGACGACCCCACCCGATACCGGGATGAAGAGGAGCTGAAAAGGTGGCGGGAACAGCGGGATCCCATCGTGCGATTCCGGAAGTTTCTTGAAAAACGGGGGATCTGGTCCGAAGAGCAGGAGCGCACTGAGTGGGAGCGAGCAAGGCGCATGGTGGACGAGGCGGTGGTTCGGGCGGAGTCTTATCCTAAAGCGGATCCATCTTTCGCTTTTGAGCACGTATACGCCTTGATGACCCCCGACCTGTCCAACCAGAGGGACGAGTGGAGGGCCCGCGCCTCCCGGAGGGAGGGAATGCAATGA
- a CDS encoding histidine kinase, translating into MAEEPFRALVDGMKEGVIVMDRDRTIHYMNPAAEVLTGWRVGERAPYCAYCTARSVLPGEERCLLAQNQSLPYFESEMAVYRGKHRSFQMSLAPMSDPGEEGRLVLLIRTVLPKEEDHKWRLSQLLLRETIAAQEAERRRIARELHDNVSQKLFSAYLATHGIRMRLTDPELAEYCRNVAETLQEVMEDVKAVSRSLHPATLDLLGIVPTVRAFCRQWSSHTLRCDFDTNIPDDRRYAPDLELNVYRIIQEATVNAVKHADCTKLDVKLMEDDHRLLVQVTDNGKGLRLPAKEGLGIRHMRERAQVLGGVFCLTSELGRGTTVQCTVPLRGDGW; encoded by the coding sequence ATGGCAGAAGAGCCGTTTCGCGCATTGGTGGACGGCATGAAAGAAGGCGTTATCGTCATGGATCGGGATCGCACGATTCACTACATGAACCCAGCCGCCGAGGTGTTGACGGGATGGCGGGTTGGAGAGCGGGCTCCGTATTGCGCCTATTGTACGGCGCGGTCGGTGCTGCCCGGGGAGGAGCGATGTCTGCTTGCCCAGAACCAGTCCCTCCCATATTTTGAGTCGGAAATGGCCGTCTACCGAGGGAAACACCGGTCTTTTCAGATGAGTTTGGCGCCGATGTCCGATCCGGGGGAAGAAGGCCGGCTGGTTCTTCTGATCCGCACGGTCTTGCCCAAAGAGGAGGATCACAAGTGGAGGCTTTCCCAGCTGTTACTCCGGGAGACGATTGCAGCCCAGGAAGCAGAGAGGCGACGCATTGCCCGGGAGCTGCACGACAACGTTTCACAAAAGCTGTTTAGCGCCTACCTGGCGACTCACGGCATCCGAATGCGGCTCACGGACCCAGAGCTGGCCGAGTACTGCCGTAACGTGGCGGAAACCCTCCAGGAAGTCATGGAAGACGTCAAAGCCGTGTCCCGAAGCCTGCACCCCGCTACGTTGGATCTGCTGGGGATCGTACCCACAGTCCGGGCCTTCTGCCGTCAATGGTCGAGTCACACTTTGCGATGCGATTTTGACACCAATATCCCGGACGATCGGCGGTATGCCCCGGACCTTGAACTGAATGTGTATCGAATCATTCAGGAGGCAACGGTGAATGCGGTGAAACACGCCGATTGTACCAAACTGGATGTGAAACTGATGGAAGATGACCACCGGCTTCTCGTGCAGGTGACGGACAATGGCAAGGGTTTGAGGCTGCCCGCCAAGGAAGGCCTCGGTATTCGCCATATGCGGGAGCGGGCCCAGGTATTGGGCGGGGTATTCTGTCTGACCTCCGAACTGGGGCGAGGAACGACGGTGCAATGTACAGTGCCTCTCAGGGGGGATGGATGGTGA
- a CDS encoding MFS transporter translates to MAALDPQGTGNALEAARGTATGAAATVTIYAGLLFSMLFMERVARRIGFRMTVCAGLGAAALSALLFPTFQEASVWLVLRFVLGTALGAVHYGTQTWLGLLADPARRGRQMALYGFSTGVGFAVGPLGVNTLLWGEPVPFLFAAGVLLAAGVPILRIQDVRPDPLPHEPSLMSGRTRLCGVPGLYRSALPALALPFAFGFMESAFNAGLPLYAASRGWSLSGVSLALSLFVIGSLIFQMPLGWWSDRFGRGKTLIVCSAVGAALLITTAYASSTAGFSLGFGLAGAAAGSLFSLSLAYLQDLVDGRELPRANRLAVIHFGAGMVAGPMGGTFVMSIFGPDALFWIVAGLFLLYTGGTTLWSRRHRNKKPARQHQS, encoded by the coding sequence CTGGCCGCTCTAGATCCACAGGGCACTGGCAACGCTCTGGAAGCAGCCCGAGGAACTGCGACAGGGGCGGCAGCCACGGTCACCATTTATGCCGGGTTGCTCTTTTCCATGCTGTTCATGGAGCGAGTGGCCCGCCGGATCGGATTTCGGATGACGGTGTGCGCCGGCCTCGGGGCCGCCGCACTGTCTGCCCTCTTGTTTCCGACGTTCCAAGAGGCTTCAGTTTGGTTGGTTCTGCGGTTTGTTTTGGGGACGGCGCTTGGAGCTGTCCATTACGGCACCCAAACTTGGTTAGGACTTTTGGCGGATCCCGCCCGCAGGGGGAGGCAGATGGCACTGTACGGGTTCTCCACGGGAGTTGGGTTCGCCGTGGGGCCCCTCGGGGTCAACACCCTCCTGTGGGGAGAACCCGTCCCTTTTTTGTTCGCCGCTGGCGTACTGTTGGCAGCTGGAGTACCCATCCTCCGCATCCAAGATGTGCGTCCGGATCCACTCCCCCATGAACCGTCCTTGATGAGCGGGCGTACCCGATTGTGTGGGGTGCCGGGCCTGTATCGCTCAGCCCTTCCCGCCTTGGCCTTGCCCTTTGCGTTCGGATTTATGGAATCGGCTTTTAACGCGGGTCTCCCGTTGTATGCAGCCTCCCGGGGATGGAGCTTATCCGGGGTCTCTTTGGCGCTGTCGTTGTTCGTGATCGGTAGCTTGATCTTTCAAATGCCTCTCGGGTGGTGGAGCGACCGGTTCGGCCGCGGAAAGACTCTCATCGTTTGCAGCGCCGTTGGCGCCGCCCTGCTGATCACCACCGCCTACGCGTCTTCAACAGCGGGTTTCTCCCTGGGGTTCGGTCTGGCCGGAGCCGCCGCCGGCTCGCTGTTCAGCCTGAGCCTGGCATACCTTCAGGATCTAGTCGACGGGCGGGAGCTCCCACGGGCCAATCGGTTGGCCGTTATCCATTTTGGCGCCGGTATGGTCGCCGGGCCCATGGGCGGAACCTTCGTCATGAGTATATTCGGCCCAGACGCACTCTTTTGGATCGTCGCTGGGCTATTTTTACTCTACACAGGCGGGACAACCTTATGGTCCCGTCGACATCGAAACAAGAAACCTGCTCGACAGCACCAGAGTTAA
- a CDS encoding dicarboxylate/amino acid:cation symporter, which translates to MFWALIFFCVMFGIALVGLGERGRPFVSLMEIVSQASFRLVNLVMTVAPIGVFALMAATIGTYGVQLVIPLLRLIGTAYVALAIVVFVIFPIVAWFLRIRIIEVYKMVWDLMIIGASTGSTETVVPQLMDRLERFGAPKSITSFVIPAGLPLNSDGTTLYLTIAAPVIAQLFGIHMTFWHQVMMILFFIVTSKGVAAVPSSSMVILLATATAVGLPAEGVALILGVDRVIDMARTAVNVMGHVFSSTVVARWEGVFGQKDPEVTVQSSTREEAEPV; encoded by the coding sequence ATGTTCTGGGCACTTATCTTCTTCTGTGTGATGTTTGGGATTGCCCTGGTGGGCTTGGGGGAACGGGGCCGTCCGTTTGTCAGTCTTATGGAAATCGTATCTCAAGCTTCGTTCCGCTTGGTCAACCTGGTGATGACCGTGGCGCCCATCGGCGTGTTTGCCCTGATGGCGGCTACCATCGGAACTTACGGGGTACAGTTGGTGATCCCCCTGTTGCGGCTGATCGGAACGGCCTATGTGGCGCTGGCCATTGTGGTGTTTGTGATTTTTCCGATCGTTGCGTGGTTTTTGCGAATCCGTATCATTGAAGTCTACAAAATGGTTTGGGATCTCATGATCATCGGGGCGTCGACCGGCAGCACAGAAACCGTGGTGCCGCAGTTGATGGATCGACTGGAGCGATTTGGTGCGCCCAAGTCCATTACTTCTTTTGTCATCCCGGCGGGATTGCCGCTCAATTCTGATGGGACGACTCTATATCTCACGATCGCTGCACCTGTTATCGCTCAGTTGTTCGGAATTCATATGACGTTTTGGCATCAGGTGATGATGATCTTGTTCTTCATCGTGACCAGTAAAGGGGTGGCCGCGGTTCCCTCGTCGTCCATGGTGATTTTGTTGGCTACGGCGACGGCGGTGGGTTTGCCCGCAGAAGGGGTGGCGCTGATCCTAGGGGTCGATCGGGTGATCGACATGGCGCGGACGGCGGTGAATGTCATGGGCCATGTTTTTTCCTCGACGGTGGTGGCTCGTTGGGAAGGCGTGTTTGGGCAGAAGGATCCGGAAGTCACGGTGCAGTCGAGCACCCGGGAAGAAGCAGAGCCCGTGTAA
- a CDS encoding RNA-guided endonuclease InsQ/TnpB family protein: MRFALKMRLEVGEHTAAVLDGQSRIANWLYNHLLEEANTLREKFRSTQAPEAARVLYTKRGLRNRIPMLKKEYPFLRTVYSSVLKNAALRLSGAIRKYQKARREKGAKKVGWPKFRSWKREWFSLQYDEPWKGFGLEYGTLRLSLGKVLDEKTGKEKQAQVTARLAEPLPDWFEPGMVRQLRIVKEGKLFYAVFTVERPVPARRPVGRVIAIDPNHKNLGYGVGTDGVATEIQNPWFLKILDRRIDEVKSLRDRCKRKSVRVVREDGSEVWLPSRRWKKLNERLEELWRVRREQTKVYLWTVANRLYREYDGVYVGNYTPHGGGISTGMRRAMNNQSLIGRFKEALEWVATRSGKVYGEWDEDGSTRTCCQCHYKVPVGIPPEVREWTCPECGTYHIRDENSSINGLKQVLEKLEVPGSGRLGGKIAVCTRRAWRFDGLGIQEISGAAGGRVS, from the coding sequence ATGCGATTTGCCCTGAAAATGCGCCTGGAAGTGGGTGAACACACCGCGGCGGTGCTGGACGGGCAGTCGCGGATCGCCAACTGGCTGTACAATCACCTGCTCGAAGAGGCGAACACCTTGCGGGAGAAGTTCCGGAGCACCCAGGCCCCGGAAGCGGCCAGGGTGCTGTACACCAAGCGGGGCCTGCGCAACCGGATTCCGATGCTGAAGAAGGAATATCCGTTCCTGCGGACGGTGTATTCGTCGGTGCTGAAGAACGCGGCCCTGCGGCTGAGCGGAGCGATCCGGAAATACCAGAAGGCCCGTCGCGAAAAGGGGGCGAAGAAGGTCGGCTGGCCGAAGTTCCGGTCGTGGAAGCGGGAGTGGTTTTCGTTGCAATACGACGAGCCCTGGAAGGGCTTCGGACTGGAGTACGGGACTTTGCGGTTATCCCTGGGGAAAGTCCTGGACGAAAAGACAGGCAAGGAGAAGCAAGCCCAGGTGACCGCCCGTCTGGCGGAACCCTTGCCCGATTGGTTCGAACCGGGAATGGTTCGCCAGCTTCGGATCGTCAAGGAAGGGAAGCTGTTCTACGCGGTGTTCACGGTGGAGAGGCCTGTACCGGCCCGGCGGCCTGTGGGACGGGTGATCGCGATTGACCCGAACCACAAGAACCTGGGCTACGGAGTGGGGACCGACGGGGTGGCGACGGAAATCCAAAACCCGTGGTTTCTCAAGATTCTGGACCGGCGGATTGACGAGGTAAAGTCTCTTCGGGACCGGTGCAAGAGGAAGTCGGTTCGGGTGGTACGGGAAGACGGATCGGAGGTGTGGTTGCCGTCGCGAAGGTGGAAGAAGCTGAACGAGCGGCTGGAAGAGCTGTGGCGGGTGCGCCGAGAGCAGACGAAGGTGTACCTGTGGACGGTGGCCAACCGGTTGTACCGGGAGTATGACGGGGTGTATGTGGGGAATTACACGCCGCACGGCGGGGGGATCAGCACAGGAATGCGCCGGGCGATGAACAACCAGTCGCTTATTGGTCGGTTCAAAGAGGCCCTGGAGTGGGTGGCGACCCGGTCGGGCAAGGTGTACGGGGAGTGGGACGAAGACGGGTCGACCCGGACGTGTTGCCAGTGCCACTACAAAGTGCCGGTCGGGATTCCTCCGGAGGTTCGGGAGTGGACCTGTCCGGAGTGCGGGACGTACCACATCCGGGACGAGAATTCATCGATCAACGGGCTTAAGCAAGTGCTTGAAAAGCTAGAGGTGCCTGGCTCGGGCCGTCTGGGAGGCAAGATTGCCGTATGCACCAGGCGGGCTTGGCGGTTCGACGGTCTAGGGATCCAAGAGATTTCGGGGGCCGCCGGCGGGCGGGTGAGTTGA
- a CDS encoding IS607 family transposase yields the protein MKVSIGRAAKELGVAPETLRRWEAEGKIRVERTPGGHRRYDLASLRGWARKEPEPKERITLAYARVSSHDQKGDLERQVELLETFCAANGWRFEVVRDLGSGLNYNKRGLRELIRRICSGEVGRLVVTHKDRLLRFGSELVFSLCEHFGTEVVIINASEEATFEEELVQDVLEIITVFSARLYGSRSRKNRDILKTLKEAADAICPENAPGSG from the coding sequence ATGAAGGTTTCCATTGGTAGAGCCGCCAAAGAGTTGGGAGTTGCCCCGGAGACCCTTCGCCGCTGGGAAGCGGAAGGGAAAATCCGGGTGGAGCGGACACCCGGAGGTCACCGTCGGTATGACCTGGCCAGTCTTCGCGGATGGGCCCGCAAGGAACCGGAACCGAAAGAGCGGATCACTCTCGCCTATGCCCGGGTCTCCAGTCACGACCAGAAGGGGGATTTGGAACGGCAAGTGGAGTTGCTGGAGACGTTCTGCGCCGCAAACGGGTGGCGGTTTGAGGTGGTCCGCGACTTGGGTTCCGGGCTCAACTACAACAAAAGGGGCCTGCGGGAACTCATTCGCCGGATCTGTTCCGGGGAGGTGGGCCGGTTGGTGGTCACCCACAAGGACCGCCTGCTTCGGTTCGGGTCGGAGTTGGTCTTCTCCTTGTGCGAGCATTTCGGAACGGAGGTGGTCATCATCAATGCCTCGGAAGAGGCGACCTTCGAGGAAGAGTTGGTGCAGGACGTGCTGGAGATCATCACGGTGTTTTCGGCCCGGCTGTACGGGAGCCGGAGCCGGAAGAACCGGGACATCCTGAAGACGTTGAAGGAGGCAGCCGATGCGATTTGCCCTGAAAATGCGCCTGGAAGTGGGTGA
- a CDS encoding MurR/RpiR family transcriptional regulator produces MIERLDVETFFRARERLISASRIGIVCARSTVSLGQFLQFYLHLLGKDVVLFTGDPRMIDLLQRFGPGDVMVGIGFSRYAHWTVEHLRYAKKRGTWIMAITDYPSSPLAPLADESFFTPTGIPSHMDSFVAPLSFLTGLLRAVSNRLSKQTAEILHEMEDLWEQFGIYEPPSSV; encoded by the coding sequence ATGATCGAAAGGTTGGACGTAGAAACCTTTTTTCGGGCCAGGGAACGGCTGATCTCCGCCTCGCGGATTGGAATCGTCTGCGCTCGGAGCACCGTTTCCCTTGGGCAATTCTTGCAATTTTACCTTCATCTTTTGGGAAAAGACGTGGTGTTATTTACTGGAGACCCGCGAATGATCGACCTTTTACAGCGCTTTGGACCTGGTGATGTGATGGTGGGCATTGGGTTCTCCCGTTACGCCCACTGGACGGTGGAACACCTGCGGTACGCAAAAAAAAGAGGAACGTGGATCATGGCGATAACGGATTATCCTTCGTCTCCCCTCGCGCCTCTGGCCGACGAGTCTTTTTTCACGCCCACAGGCATTCCCTCCCACATGGACTCTTTCGTCGCGCCCCTATCCTTTCTGACGGGATTACTCCGCGCTGTGTCAAATCGCCTATCCAAACAGACAGCGGAAATTCTGCACGAGATGGAGGATCTTTGGGAGCAGTTCGGAATCTACGAACCTCCTTCATCGGTATAG
- a CDS encoding FAD-binding oxidoreductase codes for MNVSGAIHDLRALLADPDRVTVNETILEHHSHDLTYHAPHLPEAVVFPTDTQEVSRIVRFANENGIPVVPFGVGSSLEGHVIPVRGGITLDLSRMNQILEIRPQDFLVRVQPGVTRSQLNQALRRHGLFFPVDPGADATLGGMAATNASGTNAVRYGAMRGQVLGLEVVLPDGRIIHTGGLSVKSSAGYYLTGLFVGSEGTLGVITEVILRVYGIPEHTAAARAVFPDVESAGRAAVALIGSGMTVGRVELVDAKTIVAVNRFKGTDYLESPTLFLEFGGGRKAVEEDIRLAEELVNSEGCQTFVYEHDPEAVAKLWEARHHAALALMAMAPGKKMMTTDVCVPISHLPGALHAARELMETRGMDGFILGHVGDGNYHAGFAVDADNPEDIARAEEVNAAIVRYALERGGTCTGEHGVGMGKRKYLPEEHGEAVELMRGIKALIDPKGIMNPGKVIPD; via the coding sequence ATGAACGTGTCCGGCGCCATCCATGACCTGCGCGCCCTGCTGGCTGACCCGGACCGAGTCACGGTGAACGAAACAATCTTGGAGCACCATAGTCACGATCTGACTTATCACGCCCCCCATCTTCCGGAAGCGGTGGTATTTCCCACCGACACCCAGGAGGTGAGCCGCATTGTACGATTTGCCAATGAAAACGGGATTCCTGTGGTACCCTTTGGGGTTGGCAGCAGCCTGGAAGGGCACGTCATCCCCGTTCGGGGCGGCATCACGTTGGATTTGAGCCGAATGAATCAAATTCTGGAGATCCGGCCCCAGGACTTTCTCGTCCGCGTCCAGCCCGGAGTCACCCGAAGCCAACTCAACCAAGCCTTGCGGAGGCACGGATTATTTTTCCCCGTTGATCCGGGGGCGGATGCCACCCTCGGTGGCATGGCCGCCACCAACGCCAGTGGAACCAACGCGGTGCGCTACGGGGCGATGCGGGGGCAGGTGTTGGGCCTGGAGGTGGTGCTTCCGGACGGGCGGATCATTCACACCGGGGGACTGTCGGTCAAGTCTTCGGCAGGGTATTATTTAACTGGGTTGTTCGTCGGCTCGGAAGGAACCTTGGGCGTGATTACCGAGGTGATTTTGCGCGTCTACGGCATCCCGGAGCATACGGCGGCGGCCAGGGCCGTGTTTCCGGATGTCGAGTCGGCCGGACGAGCGGCGGTGGCTCTGATTGGATCGGGGATGACGGTGGGGCGGGTGGAGCTGGTGGATGCCAAAACCATCGTGGCGGTGAATCGCTTCAAAGGCACCGATTACCTGGAAAGTCCGACCCTGTTTCTCGAATTTGGCGGCGGACGAAAGGCGGTAGAAGAAGATATCCGCCTGGCTGAAGAGTTGGTGAATAGTGAGGGTTGCCAGACCTTTGTCTATGAACACGACCCCGAGGCGGTGGCTAAGCTTTGGGAGGCCCGCCATCACGCGGCGTTGGCGCTGATGGCAATGGCGCCGGGGAAAAAGATGATGACCACCGATGTCTGTGTCCCCATTTCCCATCTGCCGGGTGCTTTGCATGCGGCTCGCGAGTTGATGGAGACGCGGGGGATGGATGGATTTATTCTCGGGCACGTGGGGGATGGCAATTATCACGCCGGGTTCGCTGTAGATGCTGACAACCCCGAAGACATCGCCCGGGCGGAAGAGGTGAATGCCGCGATTGTGCGCTATGCCTTGGAGCGGGGTGGAACCTGCACTGGAGAACACGGGGTCGGTATGGGGAAACGCAAGTATTTGCCGGAAGAGCATGGAGAGGCGGTTGAACTGATGCGGGGAATCAAGGCGTTGATCGATCCCAAAGGGATTATGAATCCCGGCAAGGTGATTCCAGACTGA
- a CDS encoding response regulator, translating into MSERRIRVLIVDDHSIVRRGIAFMLSTQPDMEVVGEAADGREAVQKVLALKPHVVLMDLSMPQGLDGIAATEEIKDQFPEVKVIVLTMYDEDVYLCRLLRNGVEGFLLKQTAGENLIQAIRQVMNGDYWFESELPKEIVDEMKQRPEPENCDEDAVILTEREREVLVFLARGYQNREVAKELNISVKTVENHKANMMRKLGVSTVREVIEYGRRNRLLDLYR; encoded by the coding sequence GTGAGTGAGCGGCGGATCCGGGTACTCATTGTCGACGACCATTCCATTGTACGCCGGGGCATCGCGTTCATGTTGTCCACCCAGCCGGACATGGAGGTGGTGGGCGAGGCGGCGGACGGCCGGGAGGCAGTCCAGAAGGTGTTGGCGTTAAAGCCTCACGTGGTTCTGATGGATCTTTCCATGCCCCAGGGTTTGGACGGGATCGCGGCCACCGAGGAGATCAAAGATCAGTTTCCCGAGGTCAAAGTGATCGTTTTAACGATGTATGACGAAGACGTGTACCTTTGCCGGTTGTTGCGCAACGGGGTGGAAGGCTTCCTCCTGAAACAAACCGCCGGGGAAAATCTGATTCAAGCGATCCGCCAAGTGATGAACGGTGATTATTGGTTTGAGAGCGAATTGCCGAAAGAGATCGTGGACGAGATGAAACAGCGCCCCGAGCCGGAGAACTGCGACGAGGACGCCGTCATCCTGACGGAGCGGGAGCGGGAGGTGCTGGTGTTTCTCGCCCGGGGGTATCAAAACCGGGAAGTGGCCAAGGAACTGAACATCAGTGTGAAAACGGTGGAAAACCATAAAGCAAACATGATGCGCAAGCTGGGCGTCTCCACGGTGCGGGAAGTGATCGAATACGGCCGCCGGAATCGGCTGCTCGATCTATACCGATGA
- the gltX gene encoding glutamate--tRNA ligase, which produces MTDGSVRVRFAPSPTGALHLGGVRTALLNWLFARHTGGRMVLRIDDTDLARSSEVHLRQILEGFRWLGLSFDEGIEEGGAFGPYRQSQRLEIYRRHLDNLIQRGLAYPCYCSAEELKAARESALKEGRTPRYPGTCRHLAPEERAAREAAGQRPVYRLRVDQDQPVVVDDLVRGRVEFAPDQLDDFVIFKSDGWPTYHFATVVDDLEMGITHVIRAEEHLSNTPRHVVLFQLLDGRVPAFAHVPMILAPDRTKLSKRHGATSVDEFRSLGFLPQALVNYCLLLGWSPGDEEEIISLDKAVARFSIDRIVKHAAVYDIRKLEWINGHYLRTMPLDKVWEYARPFFEEAGFVSPTATEAEIQAAQARLDAVRERVHTLVEAVDAVSYFYRPVTEYDPKGVRKHLQRPETADLLQEARKVLEGAESWDTATLETLYRDLIAKRGIKGGELIHPTRLALTGRTVGPGLFEVMALLGREATLDRLAQAIQYLRSQTTHSTTPTGL; this is translated from the coding sequence ATGACTGACGGCAGTGTACGTGTGAGATTCGCCCCGAGTCCCACCGGGGCCTTGCATCTCGGGGGGGTTCGCACGGCGTTGTTGAACTGGCTGTTCGCCCGACACACCGGGGGGCGGATGGTGTTGCGCATCGACGATACGGATTTGGCCCGATCCTCCGAAGTTCACTTGCGCCAGATTCTGGAAGGTTTTCGGTGGCTCGGGCTCTCTTTTGACGAAGGGATCGAGGAGGGCGGAGCATTTGGTCCTTATCGACAGTCCCAAAGGCTGGAGATCTATCGGCGACATCTGGACAACTTGATCCAGCGGGGGCTCGCGTATCCCTGTTATTGTTCTGCCGAGGAGCTGAAGGCAGCCCGGGAGTCCGCCCTAAAGGAAGGGCGAACGCCGCGGTACCCGGGGACCTGCCGCCACCTAGCGCCCGAGGAGCGAGCTGCCCGGGAAGCGGCCGGCCAGCGGCCGGTATACCGTCTACGGGTCGATCAGGATCAGCCGGTGGTCGTCGACGACCTGGTCCGGGGGCGAGTGGAATTTGCGCCCGATCAACTGGACGATTTTGTCATTTTCAAGAGCGACGGGTGGCCTACGTATCATTTTGCCACAGTGGTGGACGATCTGGAGATGGGGATCACCCATGTGATCCGGGCAGAAGAGCACCTGTCGAACACGCCGCGCCACGTGGTGCTATTTCAACTTTTGGACGGTCGAGTGCCGGCCTTTGCCCACGTGCCCATGATCCTAGCCCCGGACCGGACCAAACTGAGCAAGCGCCACGGGGCCACGTCGGTGGATGAATTTCGCAGCCTCGGGTTTCTCCCTCAGGCTTTGGTGAATTACTGCCTACTTCTGGGGTGGTCCCCCGGGGACGAGGAAGAGATCATCAGTTTGGACAAGGCGGTGGCGCGCTTTTCCATCGATCGGATAGTGAAACACGCGGCCGTCTATGACATTCGCAAACTGGAATGGATCAACGGCCACTATCTTCGGACAATGCCCTTAGATAAAGTGTGGGAGTATGCCCGACCATTTTTCGAGGAGGCGGGCTTCGTTTCACCGACGGCCACCGAGGCTGAAATCCAGGCCGCTCAAGCCCGCCTGGATGCGGTGCGCGAGCGGGTGCACACGTTGGTCGAGGCGGTGGATGCGGTCTCGTACTTTTATCGGCCGGTTACCGAGTACGATCCAAAAGGAGTGCGTAAACATTTGCAGCGGCCGGAGACGGCCGACCTCTTGCAAGAGGCCCGCAAGGTCTTAGAAGGGGCTGAATCGTGGGACACGGCGACATTGGAGACCCTTTACCGCGACCTCATTGCTAAGCGGGGGATCAAGGGCGGAGAGTTGATCCACCCGACCCGCCTCGCTTTGACCGGACGAACCGTGGGGCCGGGACTGTTTGAGGTGATGGCACTGTTGGGACGCGAGGCAACCCTTGACCGTCTCGCCCAAGCCATTCAATATCTGCGAAGTCAAACGACCCATTCCACCACCCCAACTGGGCTTTAA